One Astyanax mexicanus isolate ESR-SI-001 chromosome 3, AstMex3_surface, whole genome shotgun sequence genomic region harbors:
- the LOC125799437 gene encoding uncharacterized protein LOC125799437 isoform X2, translating into MEQLWYVVEFADKSTAVVPTSWVNNGQCLWPPRDSVNIQKAVKQQTRPTPDWAVYEQIRCLATCDTYEKAIGCLKKSVEPSCPTSDIESEMEQEERRKRKSKPNPKYVNIFSDPEEEYTAKRRMPRPPPILSPDLYQNYKTAAEALNHTWPEDNFHGYQNSPTLPSEFPHTSADVQPQPHQLLRDMGLSKVLQMLAQTLEENRETKEELKKLTQEVKALRRDLVSQNTERTSPSVIRLPLGTMAELDQAEIILKNPEERQKMVSYFAITGGHTQDILVRRMLACALTNSLASQMNWAGKGHKRAFKDTALHDVMSAALQKQLPGSTQLQFADTIKKWLKYAPEREGGVPRK; encoded by the exons ATGGAACAGCTGTGGTATGTAGTGGAGTTCGCTGACAAAAGCACAGCAGTTGTGCCCACTTCATGGGTCAATAATGGACAATGTCTATGGCCTCCACGGGACAGCGTGAACATTCAGAAAGCTGTAAAACAGCAAACCCGACCAACACCAGACTGGGCAGTTTATGAGCAAATTCGCTGCCTAGCAACTTGTG ACACTTACGAGAAAGCCATTGGTTGCTTAAAAAAGTCCGTAGAACCTAGCTGCCCCACTTCCGATATTGAATCTGAAATggaacaagaagaaagaagaaaaaggaaatcGAA ACCAAATCCAAAATATGTCAACATCTTCAGTGATCCGGAAGAAGAGTACACAGCAAAAAGACGAATGCCTAGGCCTCCACCAATACTTTCACCAG ATCTCTATCAAAATTACAAAACAGCAGCTGAAGCACTGAACCACACTTGGCCTGAGGATAACTTTCATG GCTATCAAAATTCCCCCACACTTCCCTCAGAGTTCCCTCACACTTCTGCAG ATGTACAACCTCAGCCCCATCAGTTGCTCAGAG ACATGGGACTGAGCAAAGTTTTGCAAATGCTTGCACAAACACtagaagaaaacagagagacaaaagAAGAATTAAAAAAACTCACCCAGGAGGTAAAAGCCCTCAGGAGAGACCTAGTTAGTCAAAACACAGAAAGGACCTCACCTTCAGTCATTAGGTTACCCCTTGGAACCATGGCAGAACTGGATCAGGCGGAGATCATCCTCAAAAACCCAGAGGAACGTCAAAAGatg GTGTCTTACTTTGCCATCACTGGAGGACACACGCAAGACATTCTTGTGAGGCGCATGTTGGCATGTGCCCTTACAAACAGCCTGGCAAGCCAGATGAACTGGGCTGGCAAAGGACACAAAAGGGCATTTAAAGACACAGCACTTCACGATGTAATGTCTG ctgctctccagaaacaacTCCCTGGGAGCACTCAGCTTCAGTTTGCTGACACAATTAAAAAGTGGCTTAAGTATGCACCAGAGAGGGAAGGCGGTGTTCCGCggaaataa
- the LOC125799437 gene encoding uncharacterized protein LOC125799437 isoform X1, which yields MSSVWSKRRRICKLVQEAERDIAQHFEYTQMPSSASPLDQNANHSLSGETKKEHPSPVSPLSHGSVCSGSLEYHVCRDSNRRIPDSQSVLHGISVSPGCVSSPGSDSSDSDCCDNESNESMLLHQLKDWATTFSISLVGLTALLNLLRMYHPHLPRDGRTLLGTQSHVATRKVGNGEYYHFGLEQGIHQKLKSLKIQSSLQGLKLQFNIDGLPLFRSSRTQLWPILCLADCDYSKSPFLVGLYCGVTKPASVFDYLADFVKDLTNVLEHGIDYNGKQLEVSVSAVVCDAPARAFVKNIKSHNGYSGCDKCMQVGKWHNKMTYPETNARPRTDSNFCAMADEEHHLEGKLGPLTGIVKMVSQFPLDYMHLCCLGVMRKLLLFWLKGKKLATRLPSKTVGLVSKNLLNQRPYTPSEFSRKPRELTEIDRWKATELRQFMIYTGPVVLKNCMPQEVYDNFMLFSVAMFLLLTPDISEEKLCFAGNILVCFVRHFGELYGKEEIVFNVHQLVHLADEYRRFGALDNVSAFPFENCLGRIKKLVRKPHQPLQQVVKRLSEMPTALVPIPTCSVSLQHKHHNGPLPPQFGTADQFNKITWNECTISTEPGDNCIEVGHEIAVVKNIVRAEDVTYVIYQTFKHKENSFLYPCASSYIGSYQVSGLHSNLGVCRVEHIQRKCALYKDRDSFIVIPLAHMFV from the coding sequence ATGTCATCTGTTTGGTCCAAGAGGCGTAGAATTTGTAAGCTTGTTCAAGAAGCAGAAAGAGATattgcacagcattttgaatacaCTCAAATGCCCAGTTCAGCCTCTCCTTTAGATCAAAATGCAAATCATAGTCTCTCTGGTGAAACCAAGAAGGAACATCCTTCCCCAGTCTCTCCTTTGTCTCATGGTAGTGTTTGTTCTGGTAGTTTAGAATACCATGTTTGTAGAGATTCCAACAGGAGAATTCCAGATTCTCAAAGTGTGCTTCATGGGATTTCTGTGTCTCCTGGATGTGTCAGTTCTCCTGGAAGTGACAGTTCTGACTCTGATTGTTGTGACAATGAGTCAAATGAGTCCATGCTCCTCCACCAGTTAAAAGACTGGGCTACTACGTTCTCCATTTCATTGGTAGGACTCACTGCACTCCTGAACCTGCTCAGGATGTATCATCCACATTTACCTAGAGATGGAAGAACATTGCTTGGCACGCAGTCACATGTAGCCACAAGAAAGGTAGGAAATGGTGAATACTACCATTTTGGGTTGGAGCAAGGTATACACCAGAAACTGAAAAGTCTCAAAATCCAAAGCAGTCTACAAGGACTAAAACTACAGTTCAACATTGATGGTCTACCACTTTTCAGAAGCTCAAGAACCCAACTTTGGCCTATTCTTTGTCTAGCTGATTGTGATTACTCCAAGTCTCCCTTTCTTGTGGGATTGTACTGCGGAGTAACTAAGCCTGCAAGTGTTTTTGACTATCTGGCTGACTTTGTGAAGGACTTGACAAATGTGCTGGAGCATGGCATTGACTACAATGGTAAACAGCTTGAAGTTTCAGTGTCAGCTGTTGTCTGTGACGCCCCAGCCAGAGCCTTTGTAAAGAACATCAAGTCACATAATGGCTATTCTGGATGTGACAAGTGCATGCAGGTGGGCAAATGGCATAATAAAATGACATACCCGGAAACCAATGCCAGACCAAGGACTGACTCCAATTTCTGTGCTATGGCTGATGAAGAACATCATTTGGAAGGGAAACTTGGCCCTTTGACAGGAATTGTAAAGATGGTGTCCCAGTTTCCACTCGACTATATGCACCTGTGCTGTCTCGGGGTTATGAGAAAACTTCTGCTTTTCTggctaaaaggaaaaaaactggCGACCCGTCTTCCTTCAAAAACTGTTGGCTTGGTGTCCAAAAATCTGCTAAATCAACGGCCTTATACACCCTCTGAATTCTCTAGGAAACCAAGAGAGTTGACAGAAATTGATCGCTGGAAGGCAACAGAATTACGCCAATTCATGATTTATACTGGTCCAGTGGTGCTTAAGAACTGCATGCCACAGGAAGTATATGACAACTTCATGCTTTTCTCTGTTGCCATGTTTTTGCTCCTGACTCCAGACATTTCCGAAGAAAAGTTGTGCTTCGCTGGCAACATACTTGTGTGTTTTGTTAGACACTTTGGGGAGCTGTATGGAAAGGAAGAGATTGTTTTTAATGTGCACCAGCTTGTCCACCTTGCAGATGAATACCGAAGATTTGGGGCCTTGGACAATGTTTCAGCCTTTCCCTTTGAAAACTGTTTGGGAAGAATCAAGAAACTTGTAAGGAAGCCACACCAACCACTACAACAAGTAGTTAAAAGATTATCAGAAATGCCAACAGCATTGGTGCCCATACCAACATGCTCTGTATCTTTACAACATAAGCACCATAATGGACCTCTGCCTCCACAGTTTGGTACAGCTGACCAATTTAACAAAATTACCTGGAATGAGTGCACCATTTCCACAGAGCCAGGTGACAACTGCATAGAGGTCGGCCATGAAATAGCTGTGGTCAAAAACATAGTGAGGGCAGAAGATGTCACGTATGTCATCTATCAAACATTCAAACATAAGGAGAACAGCTTTTTGTACCCTTGTGCATCATCTTACATTGGTTCTTATCAAGTATCTGGGCTGCACAGCAATCTAGGAGTCTGTAGAGTTGAGCATATACAAAGAAAGTGTGCACTCTACAAAGACAGGGATAGTTTTATAGTCATTCCACTTGCTCACATGTTTGTTTAG